A stretch of DNA from Saccharospirillum mangrovi:
ATTGGGTGCAGCGGCTCAGCGCCGGCTTTGCCGAATACCGCGCCTTGCCGGCGTTGCTGAACCGGGCACGCCAGGGTTTGGCGTTCGACGCCGCCACCAGCACGGCGTTGCGGCCCGCCATCGAAGCCTTGGTCGAAGCGCCGCCGCGTCAGCGCCTGGCCGGTTTGCTCGGCATTCTCGACCAACTGCTCAGCGCTCAAGGCCAAACGCTGGCCTCGCCCAGCTTTGCCGCCGAAGGCCCGCCGCCGTCCGATCAGCAACAGCTCAGCGCCGTGCTCGAACAAATTCACCAGCGCTTTGCCGAGCCATTGTCGCTGGCCCAACTGGCCGCCCGGGCGCATACCAGCCCAGCGACGCTGAGCCGGTTTTTTCGGCGCCACATGAAACAAAGCGTGCATCACTATTTGACTCAGGTGCGGCTCGGCCACGCCTGCGCCGATCTGATCGGCAGCGAGCAACCCATCGCGCTGATCGCCGAGCGCAACGGCTTCAGCAATCTGGCTAACTTCAATCGGCTGTTTCGCAAATACCGCGGCGAAACGCCGAGCGAATTGCGCCGCCGTTTTCCGCAGCCGTCGCCCTAACCCAGTCTGGTTTTTTCGCCGACCCTTCACTATGCTGCCCGCCTTCATTGAGCGCGGGGGTTGGGGTGTCGGTCTTCTGGCAATTGCGTTGGTTTTTCCGCGAAGAATGGCGTCGTTATGGCATGGCCGTGCTGGCGCTGGTGGTTGTTGGACTCGCCGTTCTGGTGCCGCCCTGGATCACCGGCCGCATTGTCGATGCCATCGCCGATGGCAGCCTGACCCGGTCGCAATTGCTGACGAACGTTGGCATTGTGCTCGGCGTCGCGCTGGTCAGTTACACCCTGCGGGTGGTGTGGCGTGTGGCGCTCTTTGGTGCCAGTTTTGCGCTCGCCAACCGGCTGCGCCGCGACCTTTATCAACACCTGACGCGCCAGCCGCCGTCCTTCTTCCAACAACACAAAACCGGCGACCTGATGGCGCGCGCCACCAACGATATCCAGGCCGTGGAAATGACCGCCGGCGAAGCCGTGCTGGCGTTATTCGACGGCGCGCTCACGGGCCTGCTGGTGTTGCTGGTGCTGACCACGCAAATCAGTTGGCAACTGACACTGGTGGCGCTGCTGCCCTGGCCGGTGGTCGGTTATTTCATGTGGCGTTTCGGCCAGGAATTGCACAGCTCGTTTCACATCGCCCAGGCGCGTTTCAGCGATCTGAACGACCGGGTGCAGGAAAGCCTCGCCGGTATTCGGCTGATCCGCGCTTTTGGTCGCGAAACCGTCGAAGACGCCGGTTTCAACACCATCGCGCGCGATGCCAACCGCGCCAACCAGTCAGTAGCGCGCACCGATTCCAAATACGATCCGGCCATTTCGCTGGCTATTGGCACGTCGTTTTTTCTCAGCATCGCCGGTGGCGCCTGGCTCATCGTGCACGACCAGATGAGCCTCGGCCATCTGACCAGTTTCACGCTCTATCTGGGCTTTATGGTGTGGCCGATGTTCGCCGTCGGCTGGATGTTGAATCTGGTTGAACGCGGCCAGGCAGCCTATCAGCGCATTCAGGAAATCTTCGACACAGCACCGGCCATCGCCGACACCGGCCAGTTCGACGGCGATGCCGCCCCGGCGTTGCGCATCGACATCGACCATTTTTCGCATCAAGCGGACGGCCCGGCGGTGCTCAGCGACATCCAACTGGACATCGAACCGGGCCAGCTAATCGGCTTGGTCGGGCCGACTGGAGCGGGTAAAACCAGTTTGATCGACTTGATTCTGCGCCTGCACGAAAGCGACGGCGCGCGCATTGCGCTCGACGGCCACCTGCTCGCCGACTACAGCCTGGCGAACCTGCGCCGCCATCTGGCCGTGGTGCCGCAAACGCCCTTCCTGTTTTCTGCCAGCGTCGCGGAAAACATCGCGCTGGCGAAACCGGATGCGAGTGTCGCCGACATCGAAACCGCCGCCAAAATCGCCCAGGTGCACGACGACATCCAGCGCTTTGCCGACGGCTACAGCACTCGCGTTGGCGAACGCGGCGTCACGCTCTCGGGCGGCCAGAAACAACGCATCGCCATGGCGCGGGCGCTGTTGCTCGACGCCCCGGTGCTGGTGCTCGACGACGCCCTGTCGGCGGTCGATCTGGGCACCGAAAAACAGATTCTGGCGCACCTGCAACAGGCCCGCGCCGGCCGCACGACGATCATCGCCTGCCACCGGCTGAGCGCGGTTGAAGCCGCCAACACCATTCTGGTGCTCGATCAGGGCCGGGTGATTGAGCGCGGCACGCACGACGAACTGCTCGCCGCCGACGGCTGGTACCGCCGCACCTACGATTACCAACAGCTCGAACGCACCGTGGAGGACGGCCGATGAACCGCCCCTTTCTGCGTCTGCTGAGTTACGGGCTGGCCTATCGTCGCTTGCTGTTGCAGGCCGTCTTGCTGCTCGCCGTTGCCACCGCCGGCAACGTGCTCGGGCCGTATTTGATCAAGGTGTTTATCGACCGGCATTTAACGCCCGGCGACTGGACCCTCGGCCCCATTGTCGGTCTGGTACTGGCGTACATCACCGCGCAACTGGTGTCGGCGGCGACCTTTTTTCAGCAGGCCATTCGCTTCAACAAGATCGCACTGAACGTGGTGCAGACGATTCGCGAACAGGTGTTTGCGCACGTCATCCGCCTGCCGATGGCGTTCTTCGACCGTACCCCGACCGGCAGCCTGGTCAGCCGCATCACCAACGACACCGAGACGATCAAAGACCTGTACGTCAACGTCATTTCGGTGGTGGTGCAAAACTCCATTCGCATGACCGGCATCCTGATCGCCATGGCGTTACTCGACTGGCATTTGATGTTGATCAGCGCCGCCCTGGTGCCTGGCATCGTTGCCGCCATGGTCGCCTACAGCAAAATCTCGACGCCGGTGTTTCAGCGCGTGCGCACCTTACTGAGCGACATCAACGCCCGACTCAACGAAAGCATTCAGGGCATGAGCGTCATCCAGTTGATGAATCAGCAGGGCGCGTTCAGCAAAGCCTTTGGCAACACCTCGACCGACCACTACCGCGCCAAAATCCGCAACATCTTCATCGACGGCATCATGCTGCGCGCGCTGATCGACTTCCTCTACATGGCGGTGCTGGCAGCGCTGCTGTACGCCTTCGGCATGGATGCCCTGAGCCCGACCGGCGCCATCCAGGTTGGTGTGATCTACGCCTTCTTGAATTACCTGGGCAATTTGACCGAGCCGATGGTCGATATGATTTCGCGGTTGAACCTGTTCCAGCAGGCGCTGGTTTCGGCCGACCGCGTGTTCCAGTTGCTCGACGAACCGATTGTCAGCGCACCCAAACATCCGGAAATGCCCAACAACGCCTCGGTGCAATTCGACATCGAAGTGTTCAGCTACGACGGCCGCCACACCGTATTGCGCGACATCGATCTGCGCATCGAGCCGGGTGCGTTTATCGGCATCGTCGGTCACACCGGCTCAGGCAAGAGCACCTTGATGTCGCTGTTAATGGGCTTTTATCCGATTCAGTTCGGCCAGGTTTTGGTCGGCGGTGTGCCGCTGGAGCGCATCGATCCGGTTGAGCGCAGCCGACGTTTGGGGCTGGTGCAACAAGATCCCTTTATCTTCGCTGGCACCATCGCCGACAACATTCGTCTGGAGCTGCCGCTGAGCGACGCCGACATCGAATCGGCCGCCAGGCAGGCACAACTGCACGACAGCATTGCGCGCATGCCCAACGGCTACCAGACGGTGCTGACCGAACGCGGCAGCAACCTCAGCAGCGGCCAGCGGCAACTGTTGAGCCTGGCGCGAACGCTGGCGCGCCAGCCGGACATCCTGATCCTCGACGAGGCCACCGCCAACATCGACAGCCACACCGAAGCGTTGATACAGCGTTCACTGATGGCGCTGCGCGGACGCGTTACGCTGATCGCCATCGCGCACCGGCTGAGCACAGTAAAAGACGCCGACCGGCTGGTGGTGCTGCACCAGGGCCAGATTCAGCAGATGGGTAACCACCGCGAGCTGATCGCCGAAGAAGGGTTGTACAAGCATCTGTATGAGTTGCAGTTGCGCAAAGACCCGACCGCCGGCGAGGCCCCAACGACGAGCGTCGCGCATTGATTTACATCAAAAGACTTGGCGATTCATCAATAAGTTTTTAAACTTTCAGAAATTTCTGAAACTTGAGTTCACCTTGACCCCAGACCTGGAAAACATAGTCGTGCATTTTGGCGAGATGGGCAGCCGCTGGGGCTTCAACCGCACCGTGGGCCAGATGCTAGCGTTGATCGTGTTGAGCGATCGGCCGCTGTCGGCCGACGACATCGCCGCGTCGCTGAAAGTGTCACGCGGCAATGTCAGTATGGCCGCCAAGGAACTGCACGCCTGGCATCTGGTGCGCACCCACCGCGAACCGGGTGATCGCAAAGATTATCTGGTCGCCGCCGGAACCATCTGGGAACTGGCGCAACAGGTGCTGACGGAACGCAAAAAACGCGAGATGGACCCAACGCTGTCGCTGCTGCGCAGCCAATTGCTCGATGGCAATGAGGATGACCCGCCGAGTCACGCCCGCCAGCAGTTGCAGGAAATTTACGACCTGCTGGAATTGCTCAATCGCAGCTTCGACGACCTACAAAGCCTCACGCCCGAACAGCTCAAGCGTCTGTTGACGTTAGGCACCGGCGTACTCAAATTCACGGACCGGATTCGTCCGGGCAACCGTAACGACTGACGGAGACCACATGGAAGCCGATCTAGCTCAAACCTTGTTGTTGTCGCGCATCCAGTTCGCCGCCAACATCAGCTTTCACATTCTGTTTCCCACCATCACCATCGCGCTGGGCTGGTTGCTGTTCTATTTCAAAATTCGCTCCAACCTGTCGCGCCATCCGGTGTGGATGCGGGTGTACCGTTTCTGGGTGAAGATTTTCGCGCTCACCTTCGCGCTCGGTGTCGTATCCGGCATCACCATGAGTTTCCAGTTCGGCACCAACTGGCCGGGCTACATGGAAACCGTCGGCAACATCGCCGGGCCCTTGCTCGGTTACGAAGTGCTGACCGCCTTCTTTATGGAAGCGACCTTCCTCGGCGTCATGCTGTTCGGCATCCACCGCGTGCCCAACTGGGTGCACACCCTGGCCACTCTTCTGGTCGCCATTGGCACCACGCTGTCAGCGTTCTGGATTCTGGCGCTGAATTCGTGGATGCACACGCCGGCCGGTTTCGAAATGGTCGATGGCGTCGCCATGCCGCTCGACTGGTGGGCGATCATCTTCAACCCGTCGATGCCGTACCGACTGACGCACATGCTGATCGCCTCCGGCTTGACCGCTTCCTTCCTGGTCGCCGGTGTTTCCGCCTACCGACTGCTCAAAGGCGACGTCAAACACGCGCCGCGCGTGGCGCTGAAAACGGCAATGACGGTGGCCGCGGTGCTGATTCCGGCGCAAATCATCGTCGGCGACATGCACGGTCTGAACACCTTTGAACACCAGCCGCAAAAAGTGGCGGCGATGGAAGCGGTGTGGGAAACCGAACGCGGCGCACCGCTGCTGCTGTTTGCCTGGCCGGATGAAACCGACCGCGAAAACCATTTTGAAATTGCCGTACCCAACCTTGCCAGCCTGATTCTGACGCACAAAACCGATGGCGAAATTCGCGGCCTGAACGAATTCGGCGACATGCACCCGCCGGTCAAACCCGTCTTCTTCGGCTTCCGCGTTATGGTCGGTATGGGTCTGCTGATGTTGCTCGTCAGCTGGACAACCTTCTGGCATTTAACCAGCCATCGCACCGACCCGCCGGTCTGGTTGCAACGCGTGTTAGTCGGCATGACATTCGCCGGCTGGATCGCCACGCTGGCCGGCTGGTACGTCACCGAAATCGGTCGCCAGCCGTGGCTGGTCACCGGCGTACTGACCACCGACCAGGCCGTAACCTCCGTGCCCAGCGGCCAGGTTGGCATCTCGCTGACCATGTATCTGTTGCTCTACGCCGGCCTGCTGTTCGCCTACATCCAGACCTTGTTCTACATGGCGCGCAAATCGGTCAAGGTGGAGGAATATGAAATTTCCACCGACATCAATTACCTGAACACCCATCACAACGCGGAGACCGACGCATGATGATTCCCGGTGACTGGCTGCCGTACATTTTTCTGTTTTTGATGGGTCTGGCGGTATTGGTATACGCCGTGCTGGATGGCTACGACCTGGGCGTCGGCATTCTGCTGCCGCTGAACAACGAAGCCCAGCGCGACGGCATGATCGCCTCCATCGGCCCATTCTGGGACGCCAACGAAACCTGGCTGGTGCTGGCCGTCGGCATTCTGTTGATCGCCTTTCCCGAAGCGCACTCGCTGGTGCTGCGCGAGCTGTATCTGCCCGCCGCCATCCTGATGCTCGGCCTGATTCTGCGCGGCGTCTCATTCGACTTCCGCGCCAAAGCCGTCACCGGCCACCGGCATTTCTGGGACATCGCCTTCAAAGTCGGCTCAATCATTTCCGCCACCACCCAAGGCTACATGCTCGGCCGCTACGTGCTCGGTTTTGAAAACAGCACCGTCGCGCACGCCTTTGCCGGCCTGAGCGCCGTCTGCGTTGCCGCCGGTTACGCCTACATCGGCGGCGCCTGGCTGGTCATGAAAACCGAAGGTGACTTACAGGCCCGCGCCGCGCGCTGGTCACGTCGCAGCGGCTGGCTGGCTGCCCTGGGCCTGGCCGCCATCAGCATTCTCAACCCGCTGGTCAGCCCGGCCGTCGCCGAACGCTGGTTCACCTTGCCGGCCGTCATTCTGCTGGTGCCGATTCCGCTGATGTGCCTGGTGATGATCGTCGTCACCGACCAGTATCTGCGTCAGGTGCCCACACGTGGCGACGTCGGCTGCTGGCTGCCATTTGCCGCCACCGCCTTCCTGTTCGTACTCAGCTTTTTCGGCCTGGCCTACAGCTTCTTCCCCGACGTCGTCCCCGGCCGCATCAGCGCCGTCGAAGCCGCCAGCGCCGAAGCCTCACTGCGCTTTATCGGCGTCGGCGTCGCCATCGTATTGCCGCTGATCCTGGCTTATACGATTTATGCGTATCGGGTGTTTTGGGGGAAATCGACGGAGTTGCGTTACCACTGACGTGGTGGGAGACGCTTAACGCTTAACGGAAGACGCTGAATAGCAAACAGGCACCCTTGGGTGCCTGTTTCGTATCTGGCGTCCTGCGTCTTCCGTCAAGCGTCTCCCGTAATAAACTGCTCCACATCAACAATATCATCCTGCTCCGGCAGCAAATGATCCTGCGCATATTTGCGCCATTTTTCGCTGCGTAAAAACAGTTCGAAGACTTCGTGGTCGATGTGATTGTCATCGCGCATGCGGCGCAAAATGGTGAATGCCTGACTCAGTGGCATGGGCGGTTTGTAGGGGCGTTCTTTGGCGGTCAGGGCTTCGAAGATGTCGGCGACACCCATCATGCGGGCGGGGATGGACAGTTGGTCGCGCGTTAGGCCGCGTGGGTAGCCTTTGCCGTCCATGCGTTCGTGGTGGCCGCCGGCGTATTCCGGTACCCGGCGCAGTTTCGGCGGGAACGGCAAGCCTTCAAGGATGTCGATGGTGATGTCGATGTGGCGGTTAATCTCGGCGCGTTCTTCGTTATTGATGGTGCCGCGCGTGATGTTGAGGTTGTACACCTCGTCTTCGGTGAGCAGCGGTTGCAACGCACCGTATGCGTCGGGCCAGGTCTGAGTCGCGATGCGTTCGATGCGCGCTTTGTATTCGTCGGACATGAATTCGCCACCGCGGTTGACCTGTTCGACGAATTCCATGTCATCACGCAGCGCGACTTTTTCGTCGTCGCTTTGCGCCACGGCAATGGCGGCGGCAAAGCGGGCGCGCACGGCTTCAAAACCGTCGTGCAGTTTTTGCAGTTTGCGGCCTTTGTTCAACACGTTTTCCGACGTTGCCAGCTTGCCGCAATCGTGCAACCAGGCCGCGACGTGCAGTTCGTACCATTCGTCGTCGTTCAGATTAAAGTCGGCGAAGGGGCCGTCGGTTTGTTCGCAGGCGGCCTGGGCAATTAATTCGGTCAATACCGGAATGCGCTGGCAGTGCGCCGAGGTGTGCGCCGAACGTACGTCGATGATGCGTGCCAGCGCCTGGATAAAGGCGTCGAGCAGGTTTTTGTGGCTCTGCACCAGCAGTTGGTTGTCGAGCGTCAGGGCGGCGAACTTGACCATGGCCTGAACAGTACCCTGGTCTTCCGGCAGGAAGGCGCGGGTGTTGCCGTCTTCATCGCGGGCGTTGATCAACTGCATCACGCCGATGATGTCGTCTTCATGGTTGAGCAGCGGCAGGGTAAGCATCGACTGGGAACGGTAGCCGTGCTGGGCGTCGAAATGGCGGGTGCCGGTGAAATCGAACATCTCGGCGTCGTAAACGTCGGCGATGTTGACCGCCTGGCGGGTCAGGCCGACATGGGAAGCCACATTGCGGTGGTTGGCTTCGCCTTCTTTATAGAGCGGAATCGGCGGCCAGCCGTTGTCCTGACCTTCGTTGATGACCGCTTCGATGCCGAGCACGGTGTTATGCACCACCGAAAACGCCAGTCGCGAGTTCTGGCCGTCATCAATAAACCGATAAAAGGTGCCACCTTCGGCGCCGGTCAGTTGCCGCGCTTCCCGCAGAATGCGCTGCATCAGGTTGCCGACGCCTTTTTCCTGGGCCAGACGAACCAACAGATCGCTGGTGTTGTCGGCGCTCCATTCGGACGCGGCGGGTACTGCTGCCTCGGAGGGTTTCATCCCATCTCTCCTGCTGCTGCTTCAAGGCCTGAGTCCAGTCTGGTACAGACGGCTTCAGCTGTCCCATTGAAGCTAGCAATCACTCCCATTTGAGTGCTGTGAACTATATCACACCTCTAGGGCTTCACATCGACTTCCTGACCGGCTGCGTTGGAACGCAGCCATCCCCACAAACGCCGCGTGGTGCGGCTCGGGTTGGGTTCACCGAGGAAGGTGCCGTCCGGGGCGTCCTCGATTAATAAATAGTTCTCCAACTGATTGCGCGCCGCCTCGGCTTTGCGCTCGCGGGCGTTGCGTTTGGCCCAGTTACCGTCGTCGAACACCAGATCCAGCACCGGCACCTGCAATTGGCCGATCAGACCCGGCAGATCGGCGCGATTCGGCGTGGCATCGACCATCATCAGCGCATAGCCGAAGTTCTCCGGCGCCGGCCCGGCCACGGCCAGATAGCGCGCCGCCCAGTACGCGCCTTCGCCATAACCGAGCAGAACCAGATTGAGCTGGCCTTCCTGAATCAACCGGTCGATGCCGGCGTTAACGCGCGCCATAGTCAGGCTGTCGAAATCGGCATCGGTGCGGTCGTCCGGTGTGCGGGGCAAGGCAATCGACAAAGTGCTCCAGCCAACATCGGGCAAATACGAACGTGCCTGTTGCAGCCGGAACGGCCAGTCGGGGTTATGGCCCTGGTCGTGCAACAGCAAAATGCCGCCTTGCGGCGTGCCGGTACGCTGTTCGAGCCAGAGGCCGAGAAAGGGTTCGCCGGCAGCATTCAGCTCCACCACTTCTTCACCGCGCAGGGCATTTCGGTAGTAGGTTGCCATGTCAGTGAGGTGGTTTTGATGGGCCTGATCGAGCGCTTCGGCCCAGCCCAGCGCAGGCAACAGCAGCAAGCCCAGCAGCGTCAGAAATCGCCGTTTGACCTGCCCTTGGGCGTCACTACAATGAGCCTTCCGCCCGCCAAGAGACTGCCCACCGATGTCGGATTTTGTCATAGCGCCGTCCATACTCTCCGCCGATTTTGCCCGCCTGGGCGAAGACACCGCTGCCGTTCTGGCCGCTGGCGCCGACTGGGTGCACTTCGATGTGATGGATAACCATTACGTGCCCAACCTGACCATGGGCCCGATGTTCTGCCAGGCGTTGCGCGACTATGGTGTCACGGCACCGCTGGATGTGCATCTGATGGTGTCTCCGGTTGATCGGCTGATTGGCGACTTTATTGAGGCGGGCGCCAGCACCATTCAGTTTCACCCCGAAGCGAGCAATCACATCGACCGTTCACTGCAATTGATCCGCGCTGGCGGCTGCCGCGCTGGTTTAGTGTTCAACCCGGCTACACCGCTCAGTTACCTCGA
This window harbors:
- a CDS encoding helix-turn-helix domain-containing protein, with protein sequence MRAFHEHIETPADASWRFFHRQLDALPFEWHFHPEYELTLTINSAGKRYVGDHLGSYQSGDLVLIGPNLPHSWQSLQRPDPAAPHTAFVLWFSQDWVQRLSAGFAEYRALPALLNRARQGLAFDAATSTALRPAIEALVEAPPRQRLAGLLGILDQLLSAQGQTLASPSFAAEGPPPSDQQQLSAVLEQIHQRFAEPLSLAQLAARAHTSPATLSRFFRRHMKQSVHHYLTQVRLGHACADLIGSEQPIALIAERNGFSNLANFNRLFRKYRGETPSELRRRFPQPSP
- a CDS encoding ABC transporter transmembrane domain-containing protein; the protein is MSVFWQLRWFFREEWRRYGMAVLALVVVGLAVLVPPWITGRIVDAIADGSLTRSQLLTNVGIVLGVALVSYTLRVVWRVALFGASFALANRLRRDLYQHLTRQPPSFFQQHKTGDLMARATNDIQAVEMTAGEAVLALFDGALTGLLVLLVLTTQISWQLTLVALLPWPVVGYFMWRFGQELHSSFHIAQARFSDLNDRVQESLAGIRLIRAFGRETVEDAGFNTIARDANRANQSVARTDSKYDPAISLAIGTSFFLSIAGGAWLIVHDQMSLGHLTSFTLYLGFMVWPMFAVGWMLNLVERGQAAYQRIQEIFDTAPAIADTGQFDGDAAPALRIDIDHFSHQADGPAVLSDIQLDIEPGQLIGLVGPTGAGKTSLIDLILRLHESDGARIALDGHLLADYSLANLRRHLAVVPQTPFLFSASVAENIALAKPDASVADIETAAKIAQVHDDIQRFADGYSTRVGERGVTLSGGQKQRIAMARALLLDAPVLVLDDALSAVDLGTEKQILAHLQQARAGRTTIIACHRLSAVEAANTILVLDQGRVIERGTHDELLAADGWYRRTYDYQQLERTVEDGR
- a CDS encoding ABC transporter ATP-binding protein → MNRPFLRLLSYGLAYRRLLLQAVLLLAVATAGNVLGPYLIKVFIDRHLTPGDWTLGPIVGLVLAYITAQLVSAATFFQQAIRFNKIALNVVQTIREQVFAHVIRLPMAFFDRTPTGSLVSRITNDTETIKDLYVNVISVVVQNSIRMTGILIAMALLDWHLMLISAALVPGIVAAMVAYSKISTPVFQRVRTLLSDINARLNESIQGMSVIQLMNQQGAFSKAFGNTSTDHYRAKIRNIFIDGIMLRALIDFLYMAVLAALLYAFGMDALSPTGAIQVGVIYAFLNYLGNLTEPMVDMISRLNLFQQALVSADRVFQLLDEPIVSAPKHPEMPNNASVQFDIEVFSYDGRHTVLRDIDLRIEPGAFIGIVGHTGSGKSTLMSLLMGFYPIQFGQVLVGGVPLERIDPVERSRRLGLVQQDPFIFAGTIADNIRLELPLSDADIESAARQAQLHDSIARMPNGYQTVLTERGSNLSSGQRQLLSLARTLARQPDILILDEATANIDSHTEALIQRSLMALRGRVTLIAIAHRLSTVKDADRLVVLHQGQIQQMGNHRELIAEEGLYKHLYELQLRKDPTAGEAPTTSVAH
- a CDS encoding GbsR/MarR family transcriptional regulator translates to MTPDLENIVVHFGEMGSRWGFNRTVGQMLALIVLSDRPLSADDIAASLKVSRGNVSMAAKELHAWHLVRTHREPGDRKDYLVAAGTIWELAQQVLTERKKREMDPTLSLLRSQLLDGNEDDPPSHARQQLQEIYDLLELLNRSFDDLQSLTPEQLKRLLTLGTGVLKFTDRIRPGNRND
- a CDS encoding cytochrome ubiquinol oxidase subunit I codes for the protein MEADLAQTLLLSRIQFAANISFHILFPTITIALGWLLFYFKIRSNLSRHPVWMRVYRFWVKIFALTFALGVVSGITMSFQFGTNWPGYMETVGNIAGPLLGYEVLTAFFMEATFLGVMLFGIHRVPNWVHTLATLLVAIGTTLSAFWILALNSWMHTPAGFEMVDGVAMPLDWWAIIFNPSMPYRLTHMLIASGLTASFLVAGVSAYRLLKGDVKHAPRVALKTAMTVAAVLIPAQIIVGDMHGLNTFEHQPQKVAAMEAVWETERGAPLLLFAWPDETDRENHFEIAVPNLASLILTHKTDGEIRGLNEFGDMHPPVKPVFFGFRVMVGMGLLMLLVSWTTFWHLTSHRTDPPVWLQRVLVGMTFAGWIATLAGWYVTEIGRQPWLVTGVLTTDQAVTSVPSGQVGISLTMYLLLYAGLLFAYIQTLFYMARKSVKVEEYEISTDINYLNTHHNAETDA
- a CDS encoding cytochrome d ubiquinol oxidase subunit II encodes the protein MMIPGDWLPYIFLFLMGLAVLVYAVLDGYDLGVGILLPLNNEAQRDGMIASIGPFWDANETWLVLAVGILLIAFPEAHSLVLRELYLPAAILMLGLILRGVSFDFRAKAVTGHRHFWDIAFKVGSIISATTQGYMLGRYVLGFENSTVAHAFAGLSAVCVAAGYAYIGGAWLVMKTEGDLQARAARWSRRSGWLAALGLAAISILNPLVSPAVAERWFTLPAVILLVPIPLMCLVMIVVTDQYLRQVPTRGDVGCWLPFAATAFLFVLSFFGLAYSFFPDVVPGRISAVEAASAEASLRFIGVGVAIVLPLILAYTIYAYRVFWGKSTELRYH
- a CDS encoding HD-GYP domain-containing protein, whose translation is MKPSEAAVPAASEWSADNTSDLLVRLAQEKGVGNLMQRILREARQLTGAEGGTFYRFIDDGQNSRLAFSVVHNTVLGIEAVINEGQDNGWPPIPLYKEGEANHRNVASHVGLTRQAVNIADVYDAEMFDFTGTRHFDAQHGYRSQSMLTLPLLNHEDDIIGVMQLINARDEDGNTRAFLPEDQGTVQAMVKFAALTLDNQLLVQSHKNLLDAFIQALARIIDVRSAHTSAHCQRIPVLTELIAQAACEQTDGPFADFNLNDDEWYELHVAAWLHDCGKLATSENVLNKGRKLQKLHDGFEAVRARFAAAIAVAQSDDEKVALRDDMEFVEQVNRGGEFMSDEYKARIERIATQTWPDAYGALQPLLTEDEVYNLNITRGTINNEERAEINRHIDITIDILEGLPFPPKLRRVPEYAGGHHERMDGKGYPRGLTRDQLSIPARMMGVADIFEALTAKERPYKPPMPLSQAFTILRRMRDDNHIDHEVFELFLRSEKWRKYAQDHLLPEQDDIVDVEQFITGDA
- a CDS encoding DUF3530 family protein, producing MTKSDIGGQSLGGRKAHCSDAQGQVKRRFLTLLGLLLLPALGWAEALDQAHQNHLTDMATYYRNALRGEEVVELNAAGEPFLGLWLEQRTGTPQGGILLLHDQGHNPDWPFRLQQARSYLPDVGWSTLSIALPRTPDDRTDADFDSLTMARVNAGIDRLIQEGQLNLVLLGYGEGAYWAARYLAVAGPAPENFGYALMMVDATPNRADLPGLIGQLQVPVLDLVFDDGNWAKRNARERKAEAARNQLENYLLIEDAPDGTFLGEPNPSRTTRRLWGWLRSNAAGQEVDVKP
- the rpe gene encoding ribulose-phosphate 3-epimerase, which encodes MSDFVIAPSILSADFARLGEDTAAVLAAGADWVHFDVMDNHYVPNLTMGPMFCQALRDYGVTAPLDVHLMVSPVDRLIGDFIEAGASTIQFHPEASNHIDRSLQLIRAGGCRAGLVFNPATPLSYLDYVMDKIDQVLIMSVNPGFGGQSFIPAALDKIAQVRQRINASGFDIRLEVDGGVKVDNIRAIAEAGADTFVAGSAIFGADDYAERIAAMRAELAAAKVG